A stretch of the Panicum virgatum strain AP13 chromosome 9N, P.virgatum_v5, whole genome shotgun sequence genome encodes the following:
- the LOC120692733 gene encoding uncharacterized protein LOC120692733 has product MEDKQLSAVAPAVAAAPSMHVEEAMRPMEQLIKEEAVASTEQQRGWRTTALAWTQWASIKSKARAAGEYAVLRTRQGITMFGEPKLGPLVKATAANEESHSH; this is encoded by the coding sequence ATGGAGGACAAGCAGCTGAgcgcggtggcgccggccgTCGCTGCGGCGCCGTCGATGCACGTGGAGGAGGCGATGAGGCCCATGGAGCAGCTGATCAAGGAGGAGGCGGTCGCGTCCACGGAGCAGCAGCGGGGCTGGAGGACGACGGCGCTGGCGTGGACGCAGTGGGCCAGCATCAAGAGCaaggcccgcgccgccggcgagtacGCCGTCCTCAGGACCCGCCAGGGCATCACCATGTTCGGGGAGCCCAAGCTCGGGCCATTGGTCAAAGCGACCGCCGCTAACGAGGAGTCCCATTCCCACTAG